The Ornithorhynchus anatinus isolate Pmale09 chromosome X2, mOrnAna1.pri.v4, whole genome shotgun sequence genome window below encodes:
- the JUNB gene encoding transcription factor jun-B, producing the protein MCTKMEQPFYHDDSYPAPGYVGRGPGGLALQDYKLLKHNLALNLSDPYRGLKSHLQLRGQGPPAEDSAYFAAQQQQQQQQQQQQDTSGAGGSLKLASPELERLIIQNSNGVITTTPTPPGQYFYPRGVTEEQEGFADGFVKALDDLHKMNHVGPPNVSIGAGGAGGPAPPAPPSSSVYGASSLPEPPPVYTNLTSYNPVGGGAGGSGGGSSSYPTATISYLPHAPPFAGGHPAGGALGLGPGAHPGRGGPAGGLASFKEEPQTVPEAQSRDGTPPMSPINMEDQERIKVERKRLRNRLAATKCRKRKLERIARLEDKVKSLKTENAGLSNTASLLREQVAQLKQKVMNHVNNGCQLLLTVKMQNF; encoded by the coding sequence ATGTGCACGAAGATGGAGCAGCCCTTCTACCACGACGACTCGTATCCGGCTCCGGGCTACGTTGGGCGGGGACCGGGAGGCCTTGCCCTGCAGGACTACAAGCTGCTGAAACACAACCTGGCGCTCAATCTATCCGACCCCTACCGCGGCCTTAAGTCCCACCTGCAGCTCCGGGGCCAGGGCCCGCCCGCCGAAGACAGCGCCTACTTCGccgcgcagcagcagcagcagcagcagcagcagcagcagcaggacaccagcggggccgggggctccctGAAACTCGCCTCTCCGGAGCTCGAACGCCTCATCATCCAGAACAGCAACGGGGTCATCACCACCACGCCCACCCCCCCGGGCCAGTACTTCTACCCGCGGGGCGTCACGGAGGAGCAGGAAGGCTTCGCCGACGGTTTCGTCAAGGCGCTGGACGACCTGCACAAGATGAACCACGTGGGGCCCCCCAACGTGTccatcggggccgggggggccggggggccggctccCCCCGCGCCTCCGAGCAGCAGCGTCTACGGAGCTTCCTCTCTGCCCGAACCCCCGCCCGTCTACACCAACCTCACCAGCTACAACCCCGTCGGGGGAGGTGCCGGGGGCAGCGGCGGCGGCTCCTCCAGCTACCCCACCGCTACCATCAGCTACCTCCCCCACGCCCCGCCCTTCGCTGGGGGTCATCCCGCCGGGGGGGCCCTGGGGCTAGGCCCGGGGGCTcacccgggccgggggggaccgGCCGGCGGGCTGGCCAGCTTCAAGGAAGAGCCGCAGACGGTACCCGAGGCGCAGAGCCGGGACGGCACGCCACCCATGTCGCCCATCAATATGGAGGACCAGGAGCGCATCAAGGTGGAACGCAAACGACTGCGCAACCGGCTGGCGGCCACCAAGTGCCGCAAGCGCAAACTGGAGCGGATCGCCAGACTGGAGGACAAGGTGAAGAGTCTCAAGACGGAGAACGCCGGGCTGTCCAACACAGCCAGCCTGCTGCGGGAGCAGGTGGCGCAGCTCAAACAGAAGGTCATGAACCACGTCAACAACGGCTGCCAGCTGCTGCTCACGGTCAAGATGCAGAACTTCTGA